In Leptospira levettii, the genomic window GAAAATAAGAGCTGAACTAATGGTATGATAGGAAATTTCAGATCCAAATTGTTTGGAACATAAAAACCCCCATAAAAACGGTTCGAGTAATAAAAACAAAAAAACAAATATGAAATAATAAATCCAGACTCTCACCTTACTAAAATTTGGTGACTTACCAATCATTTGGTAAGAGAGCCAAAACATGGATGGATTAATGAAATACCCAAGTAACCAGTCCCATAAAAAGTCTGGAGGAACCCCTTCGATCAAATCGGATAGACCATAAGCAAAAGGCACTGCAAGTAATGCTGGGTATCCAAAAAAATTAAGGCATAAAAAAACAGATAAATCCTTAAGACTTTCTAAGGTCTGTGCTCCAGGGATGAGGACAATGGAACTCCCTAAATAACCAGTTGCAAATATGGAGATAAAGGTAATGAGAAAAAAATAGAAACTTTTGAGATTCCATGTCCAGACTTCCCTCGAGATCCGGAATTGTTTTCCATTCCTAAATGTAAATCCAGTATAAGCAAAAACTGCAATGAGAGATCCCAATAAAAACGAAAATCGACCCCAGACTTCTAAAATAGGCAGTGGGATTTTGGAAATGACAAACTCTAACCAAACGATGATCTCTGCCATGACCAAAAAATCGTAGGTGGTATTTTAAATTAGTAAAGCAAAATCTTTTTTACTTTCTTTGCAAGTGAGGAAGGGAACTCGGTTTCAAGTGAATCCAGTTTTACCCATTTAAATTCAATATTCGATGTTTTCAAAAAAGTTTCCAATTCCATTGTCTGATTTAATTTTAAATGGGGAACAGAATATTCTAATTTATGATGAGTGATGGTATGTTTGATGGTTCCTAAGTTTTGGCATTGTCCTTGATACGATCCTAAAAAATGAAAAAAATCGGAAGGATGATATTCATTGTTAGGTAGTTCACCTAAAAAACCATAGGGAAGATGGAACATACCTTTTAAAAATCGATTTTTATGTTCTTTAATGAGGAGGTAAACATCGTCCTTCTGGACAATCCATATCTCACCTTGCAAAACAATTTGTTTTTGATTTTTTTCGCGAATGGGGATTTCTTTTGTTTTCCCATGGATTCTAGCAAAACATCCTTCCATGAGTGGACAAACCAAACATTTAGGTGATTCAGGTAAGCAGATTGTTGCCCCAAGTTCCATCATGGCTTGGTTATGGTCACCAGGAAATTCCAAGTTTAAAAATTCATTTGCCTTTTCCTGCAGTTCTAAATCTGCTTTTGGACCTAGAATGTTTTTCACATAACCAGTGTAACGCGAAAGCACGCGTTTTACATTTCCATCAAGTACTGCATAAGGTAAATCATAGGCAATCGATAAAATAGCACGTGCTGTATAATTCCCAATGCCTGGTAACTTTAATACCAATTCTAAGTCTTTTGGAAAGGAACCATTGTACAAATTGACAATTTGAATGGCAGCTTTTCGTATGTTCCGAGCACGGCTATAATACCCAAGGCCCTTCCAATGAGCAAGGACTTCTTCTTCACTTGCCTTAGCCAACTCTTCTGGGTTTGGAAAACGTCTTAGGAAATTTTCAAACAAGGGTAACATCGCCGCAACTCTTGTTTGCTGCAACATCACCTCAGAAATCCAAATGGGATATGCTTGTTTTTTTTTACGAAAAGGTAAGTCACGTTTGTGTAATAAATACCAATCGTGAAGTTTTTTCTGTGGGCTCAAATGTCCGAATCTTGTATGCTATAACGAAGGTAGGTATTACAACTTCCCTCTTCCGTATACCGAACCAAGTCATAATCCAAACGGGTGGATCGGAAAAATTTGGAATGAGCCAATCGTTCGCGGATTTCCTGACGGATGTGGTCACGAGCTTCTTGTCTTTTATCATAATAGGCAGGTGATAAAATTTCACTTTTGTAAGACAAATTTCCCTCACGGTAAATCGCTACAGTCACCTGCACTCGGTATTTGCGTTGTAATCCTTGTTTTACTTCCGTATTCATTGGTTCCAAAAAGCCCAGGTTTTCTTCCTAAATTGATTTTCGGTTTGGAAGGTAGTGAAATTGAAAGCCACAGATTTTTTTCATACTGCTTGCCCAAATTTTCGAATTTAATTTCCTAGATAATGAGAACATAAGATTCAAATGAGCACCAAATATAACGAATCGCCATTTTTTTACAGAAGAAGACCTACAAGAGAAGTGAAAGTGGGAGATGTTGGAATTGGAGGGAAAAACCCAATCCGTGTCCAATCGATGATCACATCTAACACAAGAGATACGGATGCGAGTATCCAACAAATCTCAGATTTAGAGAAAGCTGGTTCGGAAATCGTTCGCCTAACAGTACCTAGTCAAGCTGATGCAGATAACTTACCAAATATCCGAAAACGGATGAAAGAACTTGGTCTAAAAGTTCCTCTTGTAGCTGATATCCACTTCACACCACAAGTTGCATTAAAATGTGTGGAATGGGTTGAAAAGGTGCGCATCAACCCAGGAAACTTTGCTGACAAAAAAAAATTTGAGATCATCGAATACACTGACAAAGATTATAATGAAGAACTAGAACGGATTGAAGAAGTATTCACTCCTCTTGTATTAAGAGCCAAAGAACTTGGTGTTGCCATGAGAATTGGAACGAACCATGGAAGTTTATCGGATCGTATTATGAATCGATTTGGGGACACACCTCTTGGAATGGTAGAGTCTGCATTGGAATTCATCCGAATTGCTGAAAAAAATTCGTATCGAGACATTGTTGTTTCCATGAAAGCATCCAATCCTCAAGTCATGATACAAGCTTACCGTATGTTAGTTGCTAGATTTTATGACTTAGGAATGGATTATCCACTCCACTTAGGTGTGACAGAGGCCGGAGATGGTAAAGATGGAAGGATCAAATCAGCGATCGGAATCGGAAGTTTACTGGAAGATGGTCTGGGTGATACAATTCGTGTCTCATTAACAGAAGATGCCATTTTTGAAATCCCCGTTGCGAAAGAACTGGTTCAAAAATATAACAATCTCTATTTTCATTCCTTAACGGCAAAAGAAAATCCAGTGGTGCGAGATAGCATATATTCGGAATTTCGAGACCCTTACCAATACTCTCGGTTTTATTCCAAAGAAATTGCAGTTGGGGAAACAAAAATTGGTGATACAAATCCAGTTAGGATTGAATCCTGTTTTCCTTTTTTTGGAGAAGGAACTGCAGAAGAAGTCCTGCATCTCATCCAAAGGGGAAGCAAATCAGGTCGAGTTCCAGAACTGATTCATTTTAACATTGATTCCGAATTCGATTTACTAACTCTTGGAACGATGGTAAGGAGAGGATCATTCCCATTACCTGTTTCCATCGCACTTTCTGAAGAACTAATGTACCAGTATGATACCTTTGCTGAAGATTTGTATAAGTTTCAAAAATGGGTCATCTCCCCTTCTCTCTTTTTAAAAGAATCGGAAGAATCCTGGGATGACCTTTTACAATTTGTACATCGATATGCAAAAGACAAACGATCAGTGGAATGGACTTTTTCATCATCTAATGTTGAGCAGGTGTCTATTGTCTTAAAAGAATGCAAAAAAAGAAAAATTGAAAATATTCTTTTTTCAACTTCAGATGGTGACTTACTCACAACCCGAAAACTAGCATTCTTATTAAGAGAATCCGATTACCCCATTGTATTAAATGTTTCTGGAAAGAACAAAGACCAATTGATGTATGATGCTTCGATCCAAGCAGGAGGAAGTTTATTAGATGGAATTGGAGATGTCATCAGACTATCCTACGGTGACGGAGAAGCAGAAGAATGTTTGCATTTAAATTTTGATATTTTGCAAGCAACTCGGCTTAGACTTACCAAAACAGAATACATTTCCTGCCCTTCGTGTGGAAGGACCATGTTTGACTTACAAACAACAACAGCAAAAATCAAAGAAAAAACGGGCCATCTAAAAGGTGTAAAAATTGCTGTGATGGGATGTATTGTGAATGGACCAGGTGAGATGGCAGATGCTGATTTTGGATATGTTGGGGCAGGAATTGGTAAAGTCCACCTCTACAAAGGGAAAGAAATTGTAAAAAAAGGAGTCTCTGAAACGGAAGCTCCCGACCTACTCATCGAACTCATTCGTGAAAATGGGATGTGGAACGATCCAGAATAAAAAATAGTTTCCTTTTGTTTCTTCCATCTGTAACTTCACCCAGGTGGAAGAAAAAGAAAAAAAAGAAATTTTATCCAAAATCCAATCGATGGAGAAGGAACTTTTTTTCTTAAAAGAAAAAGTCCTTTCTCTATCAGAACCAAAAGTGATATCCAAATCGGAATCATTTGAAAGTCCAAAACAAACACTTGTTATAGAAGAAACCGAACCTGTCTCGATTGAAGAAGGTCCCAATTGGTTTATCCAATGGATAGGACAAAATTTATTTGTAAAACTAGGTGTGTTTTCACTCATCCTTGCGTCGATTTGGTTTTTTTATCTAGCAATCGAAGAATATTGGATCAACGAATCCGTTCGCATTTGGATTGGTATTCTCTCATCTCTTCCCATCCTCTGGTATGGTTACAAAACAAGGATAACAAGACCTTATCTTTCACCAAGTTTATTTGGACTTGGGATTGCAGTCTTATTTTCAGCTTATTATTCAGGATATGTTTGGTATGATTTGTATGGTACGGAAACTTGTTTTGTTGGACTGATCCTATTAAGCCTAACAGCTGTTGGAATTTCTTACGCTGAAAAAAGTGAAGTATTATTTGGATTTGCGAGTTTGGGTGTGTTCCTTTCCCCCATTTTAGTTTCCACAGGACAAAACTCTTATCCATTTTTATTTACCTATTTACTCATTTGGAACGTATTATTCTTCTTTATCCGCAAGGAAATGCCTTGGAAGGTAATCCCTTTACTCATCCTAATCGCAAATCACTTAATTTTTGCAACCTGGGCAGAATCCAAATTAGAAGAATCTAAGATCTTTTTTCCATTCATCTTCCAATTGGGTGTATACCTTCTATTTTTACTTCGAGAATTCGATGTTTTAAAAAGAACCATCGACAACAATCCAAACCTAACATTGGTTACTATCGGACTTACGTTAGGTCTTGGTTTTATCCAATCCTTTTGGATGTTTGGAATCTTTTACCCTACACTAAAACCTTTTCTCCTAACCCTTGTCCTCATCGTATTTTATGGAATCTACCAAAGGTCTCTCCGTGAAATCACACTTACGAGTGAAACAAAAAAAGTGTACGATATCATAAGCCTTTTTGGATTACCACTCATTATCAGCGTGATTGTGATGGGAATGACAGGTAAAGTATTGGCATTTAGCCTGATTAGTTTTGCATTTGTTGTGACAATAGCAGCAACGTATTCCAAACAATTGTATATGTATTTGGCAACATTCCCTGTTTGGTTTTTTGCTTTGTTTTATATTTTCGCGTTTACCTATCGAACATACAATGAAGTTCCTTTTCTAAATGGTAGATTTCTCATTTTTACGACGGGCAGTTTGTATTTAGTATTATCGTATTGGTACAGTAGACATTTTTCCAATTTTTCAAAACTATTTTTATACGCTGCTTATCCTTATTTCCTACTGGGAAACTTTGTAGAAATCCATTTAGGTTTCCCTGAAGAAAAACGAATGTTTTTATACACGATTTGTTTGATTTTTTATGGATTTGCAACACTCGTGATTGGATTCAAAAAACACATTCACTCCATAAAAGTGGTTGGATTTGTTTCTTTGGCCCTTGTTGTTGCTAAATTTTATTTATATGATTTTTGGAACTTATCGCTTGGATACCGTATCCTAGCAGGTTTGTTTTTAGGAATCACTCTTATCGTTACAGGAACGTTTTACAATCGAATCAAAAAGGAAACTACATGAAAACTTCATACACAATTTCATTACTGATCATTTTACTTACGGCAACAAACATTTTCGCAAGACCCTTACCTGTTGAGAATTTTAAATATAAAAAAGACATCACACTCCCTTCCAAAATGGGAGAGAGTCAAATTGTGAAAGTTTTGCTCGATGAAGAGTTTTATAAACATTCTTTTTATGGCGATTTACGTTTGACTCTAAATGGAGAAATTGTTCCTTACAGAATTCAAAATGCTGAAGAAATTAGCAAATACACGGAAAAACTAAAACCAGATTTACTTTTCACCAAAAAAGATGAAATGGAAATTTATGTATTAGAACTACCAAAACTTCCGGAAGGAATGTCCTACTCAAAATTGACAGTGACGAGTTCATATGATTACGAAACCTCTATCACACTTAAGTTAGGTGATAATCCAGACAGTTTTTCAGAAACGAAAAATGTATTTTTGTACAAATATGGTTCACAGACTTCTGGAGAAATTGATTTAGGAAATACCAAATACCGATACGTTCGATTAGAAGTGGAAAATGGATCCAATTTAAAATTTCCGTCCGTCACACGCTCAAAAGAAAATAAACACTTATATTTTGAAAAAAAACACCAAGTGCCCAATCCATTACTCGAAGAAAATGCAGTGCTTTTTTCATTCCCCAATGAAAACCAAACTAGTTTCCAGAAACTTAAACTATCTTTTGAAGAAAAAAATTGGGAACGTATGATTACAGTTCGAGGGAAAATAAATAAAAAAGAATGGGACACAGTATTCCAAGGTACTATCAACCATGATGAAAAAGAGGGAAATTTTGCAGAAATCCCAATCTCTTCTCCATTGAGCTCCGAATTTACAATCCAAATTGAAGACGGAGAAAATCAAACCTTACATTTAAAGGAAGTGGTCACCGTACAACCATTAGAGGAGATATTATTTTTTGCGGATAACCTTACCAAAGATTCACATTACAGTTTGTATTATGGAAATCCATACCAATGGCCTGCCAATTTTGATCCTTACACTTTCCCCTCTTCTGATGATTTGAGGGAAAAAACTCCACTGGAAGGCAAATTAACCAAGGAAGTTGAGAATGCAGAATTTGGATATAATTTGATTTACCCTCCCATGTCTGGATATATCACAACTGGACTTTTTTATCTCGGAATAGGAACACTTCTTGTGTTTATCTTTTCGATTTTACGATCAAAACGACTTGTTGCCAGTGAAACAGTCTAACAAAAGTATTCTGGCATTTCATTTGAAACCATTCTAATGACAAAGGATTTGCCAGGTTCCAAAAAATTTGCAAAGATTCAAACAGGTTCAATAGGGGATAAATATGAAACAACTAAACTATACAACAAACCTTATAGGTATACTCACCTTACTCTTCATTTTGAATTGTACGGGAACAAGACCAGACAATTTGGGAATTCGATCTGGAAAATTATTAGAATGTCCAAAAACACCAAACTGCATTAGTAGTTATTCAGATCCTACGGACAAAGAACACTATCGAAGTTCAGTATCGTATCAAAAACCAACAGCAGAGGCAATTTCCATTTTAAAGGAAAGAATTCTAAACCACCCTAGAACCAAAATCATTAAAGAAGAAAACAATTACCTATATATCGAATTTACAACCCTTATCATGCGTTATGTGGATGACGTAGAGTTTTATTTTGATGAAAAAACAAAACAATTACACTTTCGATCAGCTTCTAGACTCGGAAAGTCTGATTTGGGATTGAACCGAAAACGAATTGAAACCCTCTTAAAGGACATTCAAATTTAAATCTTTAATTGTAAGTTAAGATTTCATAAGAGAAAGTAGATACGATTCCAAACTAAAAAAGCTTAAGAATCGTATCGATTTTCTTTATTTCTTTTTATGAATTTCCTGTAATGAATTTACTGAATACCCTTTATCTTTCATTTCCACTAGTCCATGAATCAAAGCTTTTGCAGCTTGGGATGTTGTGAGACAAGGCACTTTGTATTTAATTGCCGCTTGGCGAATCGTAAATGCATTTTCTCTTGTGACTCTGGACAAAGGAGTGTTGATGATTAAATGGATTTTTTTCTCTTTGATGTAATCAATTACATTTGGAAAATAACCATCGTAGATTTTATTAATTTTACTCGATAAAATTCCATTATCAGATAAAAACTTATGAGTTCCTTCTGTCGCAATGATATTATAACCCAAATTTGACAATGACCTAACAGGTTCTAATAATTCTTTTTTGGTTTTATCATTGATGGTAACAAAAACAGTTCCATGTTTTGGAGGTTCTTCCCCTGCCATAATCTGAGCTTTGACAAAAGCTTCTCCTTTTGTGGAGGCAACTCCCATCACTTCTCCAGTTGATCTCATTTCTGGACCAAGGATTGTATCTACACCTGGGAATTTACTAAATGGCAAAACAGCTTCTTTTACAGTGATCATCGGAGCAGAAAAACGCTTTCCTAATTTGAAAGACGCCAAAGATTCACCTAACATAAGTCTAACGGCAATTTTTACAACTGGGATTCCGATTGATTTTGCAACAAATGGAACTGTTCTTGATGCTCTTGGATTTACTTCTAGGACATAGAGAGTTTCATCTTTAATTGCATATTGCACATTGATAAGACCCTTAACATCTAATTCCAATGCAAGTCGGTATGTTGCTTCTTCAATTTCTTGGATCATTCGTTGGGAGATACTTTGAGGAGGTAATACACATGCGGAATCACCAGAGTGGATCCCTGCTTCCTCAATATGTTCCATAATACCTGCGATAAACACATCCTTTCCATCACATAAAGCATCTACGTCTACTTCCGTCGCATCTTGTAAAAAGGAATCTACAAGTAGTGGCCTATCTTCAGAAACCTCTTCAGCTTCTTCCATGTATTTGTCTAATTCTGTTTCTTCATTGACAATCAACATAGCTCGACCACCTAACACATAAGAAGGTCGAACGAGCACTGGATAACCGATTTTTCTTGCGATTTCTCTTGCCTTGTCTTTAGAAGAAGCAATTCCGTTTTCTGGTGATTTTAAATTTAATTTATCTAATACTTCAGCAAATCGTTTTCGATCTTCTGCTCGGTCAATGGAATCAGGGCTTGTTCCAAGAATTGGGACTCCTCTTTTTTCCAAGGATTTAGCTAGTTTGAGTGGCGTTTGCCCACCTAACTGCACAATCACACCATCAGGCCTTTCTTTTTTGAAAATTGCCATCACGTCTTCTAAACTGAGTGGCTCAAAATACAACCTGTCCGATGTATCGTAATCTGTGGAAACTGTTTCAGGATTGGAGTTTACCATGATGGACTCAACACCAGCTTCCTGTAAAGAAAAGGATGCATGACAACAACAATAATCAAATTCGATTCCTTGCCCAATTCTGTTTGGTCCACCACCGAGGATCATAACCTTTTTCTTAGAAGTTACATCAGATTCATCTTCTTCATCATACGAAGAATACATGTAAGGAGTAAATGCTTCAAACTCACCCGCACAAGTATCAATCCGTTTATAAACAGGATGTATGTTTTTCTCTTCTAAGTAAGATTCAATTTTTTCTTCTTCTTCTCTTAAAGTTTTATCAACCTTTGCTTTGGTGATATCAATAGCAGCACCACTTCGGACTTGTGCTAAAATCTGTTCTTCCTTCGATAGGAAAGCAAGTTGTCTATTGGAGAAACCAGCTTGTTTCATTTCTTCAATGATGGCATTCCCTTCTTTTCGATATTTATTTTCTAATTGGAAAAGTTCTTCAAATTGGTATAAGAACCATGGATCTATTTTACAAATCTCATGGATTTCTTCGACACTCATTCCAAAATCAAATGCCATCTTTACATAATAAATTCGTTTGTCAGTTGGCCGTTTAACTTTCGCAGTAAGCCATGTTTTTCTTTCTTCTTTTGGAACAGCTTCCCATTCCATCAGTTCTTTTAAATACCCATCACTTCCAAAACCAAATCGGTCTGTTTCAAGTGAACGTAATGCTTTTTGAAAACTTTCTTTAAAGTTTCTACCGATAGCCATTGCTTCCCCAACAGCTTTCATTTGGACACCTAATGTGTTGTCAGAACCTGGAAATTTTTCAAAAGCAAATCGAGGGATTTTGGTCACAACATAATCGATGGAAGGCTCAAAACTAGCAGGAGTTACGCGAGTGATATCATTGCGAATTTCATCCAAAGTGTATCCGATTGATAACAAGGCTGCAATTTTTGCGATAGGAAATCCAGTTGCTTTTGAAGCAAGAGCCGATGATCTAGAAACTCTTGGGTTCATTTCAATGACAATTACGTCCCCATTTTCTGGGTTAACCGCAAATTGAATATTGGATCCACCAGTTTCCACACCTATTTCTCGGATGATATCAATCGACATATCACGTAATCTTTGGTATTCTTTATCACTTAACGTTTGTTGTGGAGCAACAGTAATAGAGTCTCCTGTATGAACACCCATAGGATCTAAATTTTCAATGGAACAAATGATAACTACGTTATCATTTAAATCTCGCATTACTTCTAATTCAAATTCCTTCCAACCCATTACAGATTCTTCTACAAGGATCTGTGAAATGGGAGATGCTGATAATCCTTTTTGAGCAATATCATCAAATTCAGATTCATCATAACAAGTTCCACCACCAGTACCACCCAATGTGAATGCAGGCCGGATGATGATGGGAAATCCGATTTCGTCTTTTGCTTTTCTCGCTGCATCCATGTCGGACACCATAAAAGACTTAGCAACTCGGATACCAAGTTTTTCCATCGCTAGTTTAAAGAGTTCTCTATCTTCTGCTTTTCGAATTGCTTCTACTTTTGCACCAATGAGTTCTACATTGTATTTTTCTAATACACCTTCTCTATGTAAGGCGAGAGCTAAATTGAGAGCAGTTTGCCCACCAACTGTTGGTAAAATGGCATCTGGTTTTTCTTTTTTGATGATTTTTTCGAGAACGGGAACGGTGAGAGGTTCAATGTATGTAGCATCTGCAAGATCAGGATCAGTCATGATGGTCGCAGGGTTTGAGTTTACCAATATCACTCGAATCCCTTTTTCCCGAAGTGCTTTTGTTGCCTGCGTTCCTGAGTAGTCGAACTCACATGCCTGCCCGATGACGATTGGTCCGGAGCCGATGATCAAAATTGATTTTAAGTCGTTACGTTGCGGCATAGTTTCCTCTTTTTTTTCTTATTAATTTTCATTGATGTCAGATAAAGAACTTGGGATTAAATATTCTCCTGCCAGTGAAGCATTCTCCCACTTCACTACAGTTTTGTATAAGGTTTCTCTCATTTTTGAAGCCATTGGATGGTTGGGGTATAAATTATTTTTGTTCAAAGGATCTCTCATTCGGTCATACAACTCAAACTTTACACCTTCCCTTGTGGGAATATAGATCAATTTGTAATTTGAATTTTGTATACTTCGGTGTTTCGAAAATGCAATGGTTTCACGATAAATGGGATCTGTGATCATGATTTGGTAGTCTTCTTCAGGTACAACTTGGTGCAGTGAGAGTATATTCGGATATGGGATTCTTTGTTTTTGGAAAAAATGGTTACCAACATCGGAAAACCAAATTCCAGTTTCAGAATAAACAAATCGATCTTCCCTCCAATCCTTTTGTCCAAGGATGGTTAACAAGGATTTACCAGGGTATTCCAATTGGGAAGGGATTTCAAAATAATCCAAAAGAGTGGGAACTAAATCAATACTGGAAGTAATGCCATCGAAATATTTTTCAGTCGAGGGAATGGATTCGAACTTGGATGATTTCGGGAATTTGATCATCAGTGGAACATGGGTGACAGATTCACCACGAAGGTGTTCTCCATGGCCTTGGCCATGAATGTCCTCATACAATGCTTCTCCGTGGTCGGCAGTTAAAATGATGATCGCTTCATCATAAATCCCTTTTGTTTTTAGATAACCAACCATTTCACCAAATTCTTGGTCAAAGGCATAAACTGCGCTATCAAATAAGCTTCTGATTTGAGAGATTTCTTCCTGATTGGGAAGACTTGCGTCTGTCGGATCAACAAATTTGAGATACTTATATTTTCCATAATACTGGGAATTCGTAAAACGTTTGTAATGTGGATAAGCAGGTGTATACGGAAAATGAATCACACTGGAAAAATAGGTAATGGAATAAGGGGATTTGCCCCTTTCATTCACCAAAGAATCAAATCTTTTGAGTAAACGGGTCCCATCTCCCCAAGTGGAAAGTCCATCCAGTTCTTCTAAGTATTTTTCACCGGAAAACCAAGAACCAACAAGGAATGGCAAAATTAGAATTTGTGTTTCTGTTGTCCTTTGGACCGTCATAATCCTTGCATTAAAATTGGGAGCATACACTTCATCAAAACCGAAGTTGGCTCTTGGAAATATGTCTGCCGCAAAACTACCAATAGCAAAGTGATCGTATCCAATTTTTTTAAGGATTTGTTGGAGTGTAGGAAAGGAAGTAGAGCCAATCCTTTGTTTTTCTTCGGGTGACGGGAACATGTCTCGAATTTTATGTTCCATCGAGTATTTACCAGTTAGAGTATCTGCCCAACTCGGGAAAGTTCGTGGAATCGTTGTATGGTGGTCATGAAATACAAAACTATCTTTCGTAAACAAATCGATATTTGGTGTGATGGATTGGCCATTGATCTTTGCACCAATCTTATCGTAACGTAATGAATCTGCTGATAAGATAAAGATAGGTGGTTTCCCTTTCACTTCTGAGTAACGTAAGGAAGAAATTCCCATCCATAAACTTGGTAGAACATACAAAAACAAAAGGAAAATCAATAGAAGGCCATATGTTTTGATATGAACATTCTCATAGTGTTTCCCTTGCAGTATCACAAACACAAAATAAAGTAATCCAAGTAAGTACAATCCATGGGAGTGTATAAACCCTAACACCAAAACATGTAAGATGGCAAAAAAACTTTCTTTGTTTTTATGAAGGTACACATGGCGCCCTAAAAGTACAAAGAGAAGTAAAACCAAAATCCCCAAAACAAAATTGAGAAATATTGGTGAGATAGTATCTGTTAAAAAATAGAGAAACGGTGCAAAACTAGGATACCGAAAGAAGAAAAATTCCCCATAAATTTGAGGGAACATGATCATTGATTGGAAAAGAGCGAAACATTCTATGATTAGAACACTTCCCACCAAAAAATACCATTTAACAACGGAACGATTCCAAAAGGAAAAACCCAAGTGAACCAGTGTGAATAAACTTGTATGGATAAAAAGAGAAACGGCAAAAACTTTAGCCGTAGTGGTCAAATAAACACCAAAAA contains:
- the carB gene encoding carbamoyl-phosphate synthase large subunit, with the protein product MPQRNDLKSILIIGSGPIVIGQACEFDYSGTQATKALREKGIRVILVNSNPATIMTDPDLADATYIEPLTVPVLEKIIKKEKPDAILPTVGGQTALNLALALHREGVLEKYNVELIGAKVEAIRKAEDRELFKLAMEKLGIRVAKSFMVSDMDAARKAKDEIGFPIIIRPAFTLGGTGGGTCYDESEFDDIAQKGLSASPISQILVEESVMGWKEFELEVMRDLNDNVVIICSIENLDPMGVHTGDSITVAPQQTLSDKEYQRLRDMSIDIIREIGVETGGSNIQFAVNPENGDVIVIEMNPRVSRSSALASKATGFPIAKIAALLSIGYTLDEIRNDITRVTPASFEPSIDYVVTKIPRFAFEKFPGSDNTLGVQMKAVGEAMAIGRNFKESFQKALRSLETDRFGFGSDGYLKELMEWEAVPKEERKTWLTAKVKRPTDKRIYYVKMAFDFGMSVEEIHEICKIDPWFLYQFEELFQLENKYRKEGNAIIEEMKQAGFSNRQLAFLSKEEQILAQVRSGAAIDITKAKVDKTLREEEEKIESYLEEKNIHPVYKRIDTCAGEFEAFTPYMYSSYDEEDESDVTSKKKVMILGGGPNRIGQGIEFDYCCCHASFSLQEAGVESIMVNSNPETVSTDYDTSDRLYFEPLSLEDVMAIFKKERPDGVIVQLGGQTPLKLAKSLEKRGVPILGTSPDSIDRAEDRKRFAEVLDKLNLKSPENGIASSKDKAREIARKIGYPVLVRPSYVLGGRAMLIVNEETELDKYMEEAEEVSEDRPLLVDSFLQDATEVDVDALCDGKDVFIAGIMEHIEEAGIHSGDSACVLPPQSISQRMIQEIEEATYRLALELDVKGLINVQYAIKDETLYVLEVNPRASRTVPFVAKSIGIPVVKIAVRLMLGESLASFKLGKRFSAPMITVKEAVLPFSKFPGVDTILGPEMRSTGEVMGVASTKGEAFVKAQIMAGEEPPKHGTVFVTINDKTKKELLEPVRSLSNLGYNIIATEGTHKFLSDNGILSSKINKIYDGYFPNVIDYIKEKKIHLIINTPLSRVTRENAFTIRQAAIKYKVPCLTTSQAAKALIHGLVEMKDKGYSVNSLQEIHKKK
- a CDS encoding sulfatase-like hydrolase/transferase gives rise to the protein MGPNQAPFFPIRIFKISLYYSVFFYLFFLLFNTSFTIMGVDVGDFLKQYLGAFFGVYLTTTAKVFAVSLFIHTSLFTLVHLGFSFWNRSVVKWYFLVGSVLIIECFALFQSMIMFPQIYGEFFFFRYPSFAPFLYFLTDTISPIFLNFVLGILVLLLFVLLGRHVYLHKNKESFFAILHVLVLGFIHSHGLYLLGLLYFVFVILQGKHYENVHIKTYGLLLIFLLFLYVLPSLWMGISSLRYSEVKGKPPIFILSADSLRYDKIGAKINGQSITPNIDLFTKDSFVFHDHHTTIPRTFPSWADTLTGKYSMEHKIRDMFPSPEEKQRIGSTSFPTLQQILKKIGYDHFAIGSFAADIFPRANFGFDEVYAPNFNARIMTVQRTTETQILILPFLVGSWFSGEKYLEELDGLSTWGDGTRLLKRFDSLVNERGKSPYSITYFSSVIHFPYTPAYPHYKRFTNSQYYGKYKYLKFVDPTDASLPNQEEISQIRSLFDSAVYAFDQEFGEMVGYLKTKGIYDEAIIILTADHGEALYEDIHGQGHGEHLRGESVTHVPLMIKFPKSSKFESIPSTEKYFDGITSSIDLVPTLLDYFEIPSQLEYPGKSLLTILGQKDWREDRFVYSETGIWFSDVGNHFFQKQRIPYPNILSLHQVVPEEDYQIMITDPIYRETIAFSKHRSIQNSNYKLIYIPTREGVKFELYDRMRDPLNKNNLYPNHPMASKMRETLYKTVVKWENASLAGEYLIPSSLSDINEN